Sequence from the Clostridium saccharobutylicum DSM 13864 genome:
TTAAAGCAAATATAAATAATCAAAGTGAAAATTCAACTAGATTTATAATAATATCAAAGAAATTTGAATCAGATTCAAGTTGCGATAAGGTAAGTGTTGTGTTTTCTCTTGAACACAAAGCTGGAACATTATATAAGCTATTAAGACACTTTGCAGAAAATAATATTAATATGATGAAAATTGAATCTAGACCAATGGAAAAGGGAGCTTGGAAATATTTCTTATATGTCGATTTTGAAGGCAACATCGAAAGTAATGAAGTAAAGACAGCTTTAAAGCTAATTGAACAAAGCAGTGCTTATTTTAAATTAATTGGTTCTTATAAAAAATATATAAAATAAGAAAAATAAGTTATATAGAAGAGGGGGTTATAAGATGGATTTCTATGGAGTTTTAGGTCATAAATTACCTCATAGTATTTCACCGCAAATACATAAAGAAATTTTTTCATTATTAAATATTGAAGGTGCTTATAAAATTTTTGAAGTAGAGAAAGATGATTTGTGTAAATTTGCAGATTCTTTAAGAGTTCTTAAGATAAAGGGAACTAATGTAACTATTCCTTATAAAGAAGATATAATGAAATATCTAGATTTTATATCACCAGAATCACAAAAAATAAAGGCTATTAATACAATTTTTTTAAAAGATAATAAGCTATATGGATATAATACTGATTATTTTGGATTTGGAACTATAATAAATAAAAACAAAATAGAAGTTAAAGACAAAATTGCTATGGTCCTTGGAACTGGTGGAGGAGCAAAAGCTATAGTTACATTTCTTTTAGATCATGATATTAAAAAAATATATCTAGTTTCAAGAGCAAAAACCAATGTTTCAGAATACGAAGATTCTAGAGTTGAATATGTAACTTATGAAGATATAGAAGAAATTAAAGGCGATATTTTAATAAATACAACTCCAGTAGGAATGTATCCTAATGTTGGAGTAAGTGCGGTTAATGAAGAGGTAATAAATAATTTCTCTACACTAATTGATATAATATATAATCCAAGAAAAACTAAGTTTTTAGAAATTGGAGAAAAATTAAATAAAAAAGTTTGTGGTGGATTAGAAATGCTAGTCGGTCAGGCTGTAAAATCAGAAGAAATATGGCAGGAAACATCTATTAGCGATGAAGTCATGGATGAAGTATATCAATGTATTAATGAACAATTTGGGCACATGAAAGAAAATAACAAGTCCAAAATGCCATGATTATTTTGCAGCAGGCAAGAAAGTGGATTTGTTTCATAGCGGGCTATTAGAGGAATCCGCTGATGAAGCATGATGCAAAATAGGCTTGGCAGATGGACTCGTTATTTATTTGAATGTGCCGTAAATAAAATAATATTTATATGGGGGCTAAGTATGAAAAATAAAATAGTTATTATTGGAATGCCTGGTAGTGGAAAAACGACAATTGGTAAGAAACTAGGAAAGGAATTATCATTGAAGTTTTTTGATATGGATGAATATATCCAAGAAAGTACAGGCAAAACAATATTACAACTTTTTGAAAATGGTGAAGATTATTTCAGAGATATTGAAACTGAAACTTGTAAAGATCTTATGAAATATGAAAATGTGTTAATTTCTACAGGTGGAGGAGTTATTAAAAAGGCAAAGAATATAGATATATTAAAAGAAGAAAGTTTAATTATTTTTCTTGATAGATCTGTAGATAGAATTCTTAGTGATGTTGATGTTTCACAAAGACCTTTACTTAAAGATGGAAAAGAAAAAGTAATAAGACTTTATGAGGAAAGATATGAACTTTATAAAAAATATGCGGATGAAATAGTCGTGAATGATAGCGATATTGATGAGATAATAGCTAGATTTAAAAATATAATAAATGACACGAAAAAAGTAAAAATGTTATAAAAATTGTTATTATATATTGCTTATTTGATATTTTTGGTGAAAAAAATTTGCGAATCCATTATAATATATATGAAGAATAGTAGAATAGTAGAAAAAAAATTAATAAAAATAAAATTAATTAAAAGAGAAGTACAGGAGGATTTAATATGATAATTATTATGAAACCAAAGGCAAGCGATGAAGAAATAGGAAAGGTTAAGGCTGTAATTGAAGGAAAAGGACTGGAAACTAATCTTTCAAGAGGCGCTACATACTACATCATAGGTGTTGTTGGGGATACATCTATAATAGATCCTAAGAAGTTGCAAGTTCTTAAAGGTGTAGATAGAGTTATGAAGGTACAAGAACCTTTTAAGAAAGCTAATAGACTTTTCCAACCAGAAGATACTGTAATTAATGTTCAAGGTTCAATAGTTGGTGGCGGAAAGCTAGGAATAATGGCAGGTCCATGTTCAGTTGAAAGTGAAGAACAAATTGTTGAAGTTGCTAAGAGAATAAAGGCAGCAGGTGCTAACTTTTTAAGAGGAGGAGCATTTAAGCCAAGAACATCGCCATACAGTTTCCAAGGGTTAGAACTTGAAGGGTTAAAATTATTAAAGATTGCAAAACAAGAAACAGGACTTCCAATAGTAACAGAACTCATGTCAACTGATTATATAGATACTTTTGTTGATGAAGTTGATGTTATACAAATTGGTGCAAGAAATATGCAAAACTTTGATTTATTAAAGCAAATTGGTAAGACTAATAAACCAATATTATTAAAAAGAGGTTTATCAGCAACTATAGAAGAATGGTTAATGTCAGCTGAATATATTATGGCTGGTGGAAATTCAAATGTAATCTTATGTGAAAGAGGTATAAGAACTTTTGAAACTATTACTAGAAACACATTAGATTTACAAGCAATTCCAGTAATAAAGAAATTATCACATTTACCTATAATAATTGATCCAAGCCATGCTGGTGGAGAAGCTTATTTAGTAGAACCAATGGCTAAAGCAGCTATAATGGCAGGAGCTGATGGACTTATGATAGAAGTTCATAATGATCCAGAAAATGCATTAAGTGATGGTCAACAATCACTTACACCAGATCAATTTGATGGATTAATGACTAAAGTTAAAGCCGTAGCTAAAATAGAAGATAAAGAAATTTAATTCTTGAGGAGGCTATATATATGAACATAGTAGTTATAGGTCTTGGGGTAATTGGGGGATCATTCACAATGGCTTTAAAAGAGGCTGGATTTGAAAATGTCTATGGAATAGATATTAATGAAGAATCATTAGAAAAAGCCAAAAAACTTGGTTTAAT
This genomic interval carries:
- the aroE gene encoding shikimate dehydrogenase, translated to MDFYGVLGHKLPHSISPQIHKEIFSLLNIEGAYKIFEVEKDDLCKFADSLRVLKIKGTNVTIPYKEDIMKYLDFISPESQKIKAINTIFLKDNKLYGYNTDYFGFGTIINKNKIEVKDKIAMVLGTGGGAKAIVTFLLDHDIKKIYLVSRAKTNVSEYEDSRVEYVTYEDIEEIKGDILINTTPVGMYPNVGVSAVNEEVINNFSTLIDIIYNPRKTKFLEIGEKLNKKVCGGLEMLVGQAVKSEEIWQETSISDEVMDEVYQCINEQFGHMKENNKSKMP
- a CDS encoding shikimate kinase, whose product is MKNKIVIIGMPGSGKTTIGKKLGKELSLKFFDMDEYIQESTGKTILQLFENGEDYFRDIETETCKDLMKYENVLISTGGGVIKKAKNIDILKEESLIIFLDRSVDRILSDVDVSQRPLLKDGKEKVIRLYEERYELYKKYADEIVVNDSDIDEIIARFKNIINDTKKVKML
- the aroF gene encoding 3-deoxy-7-phosphoheptulonate synthase, whose translation is MIIIMKPKASDEEIGKVKAVIEGKGLETNLSRGATYYIIGVVGDTSIIDPKKLQVLKGVDRVMKVQEPFKKANRLFQPEDTVINVQGSIVGGGKLGIMAGPCSVESEEQIVEVAKRIKAAGANFLRGGAFKPRTSPYSFQGLELEGLKLLKIAKQETGLPIVTELMSTDYIDTFVDEVDVIQIGARNMQNFDLLKQIGKTNKPILLKRGLSATIEEWLMSAEYIMAGGNSNVILCERGIRTFETITRNTLDLQAIPVIKKLSHLPIIIDPSHAGGEAYLVEPMAKAAIMAGADGLMIEVHNDPENALSDGQQSLTPDQFDGLMTKVKAVAKIEDKEI